Below is a genomic region from Clostridiales bacterium.
GGTGCCAATAATAAAGGGCGATTCCCTTTCATTTTCTATTGCAGCAGCATCGATAGTCGCAAAGGTTGAAAGGGACAGTTACATGAGGATGCTTCACGATAAATATCCTGTATATAATTTCGCCTCCAACAAAGGTTACGGTACGAAAGAGCATATAGAAGCCATAAAAAAATACGGACCTTCTCCCGTACATAGAAAGTCTTTTATCAAGGGATTTTTCAAGTAGAATCGATGTAATAACATTAAATTTGTGAGGCGTTTGTTTATGGATTCCAGCAAGGATAAAGGAGATTTAGGCGAACAGGCGGCCGTTGAATACCTTATTAAAAACGGATACAGCATATTGCAGAGAAATTTCAGGACAAGATATGGCGAAATAGATATAATAGGCAGGGACGAAGATTATATCGCATTTATCGAAGTGAAAACGAGAAAAAATAATGAATTTGGTCTGCCATGCGAGGCCGTAACTAAAAACAAACAAAATAAAATTATCAGGATGGCTATGATGTATATCAGCCAAAAAAGACTGTACGGGCTTAATTTCAGGTTTGATGTTGTCGAGACAATAATTTCAAACGATGAAATAAGATATTTAAGGCTTATAAAAAATGCATTTGATGCCGATTCCATCATATGATTTTGGGTTAAAAAATCTTTATTTGGCCATAATTGTGAGCATGGGGGTATAGAATTATGATAAGTAAAGTATACACCTGTGCTGTAACAGGTATAAATGGTCTCATCATCGAAGTCGAAACCGATATTTCAAATGGCCTTCCCGGATTTACGATAGTCGGTCTTCCAGATGCGGCCATCAGGGAATCTAAAGAAAGGGTAAGGGCATCCATTAAAAACTCCAATTATGATTATCCTTTAAAAAAGATCACCGTAAATCTTGCGCCTGCCGATATAAAAAAGGAAGGGCCGTGCTATGACCTGCCTATAGCCGTAAGCATATTGCATGCAAGCGGGCAGATAATTTCCGATGATATCGATGAATATCTTATACTTGGCGAGCTTTCCCTGGACGGAAGGGTTAAACCCGTGAACGGCGTACTCTGCATGGTCGCAGACGGAGTCAAAAATGGATACAGGAAGATAATCGTACCGTTTAAAAATGCGAATGAAGCAGCCATTATAAAGGATGCCGAAGTATATCCCGTGTCTTCGCTGAAGGAAACTATTGATGTCCTTGAAAGAAATAACGATATAGAACCATATGAATTGATGGAAGATGATATAAATAAGATAAGCCGTGAGTATGACGATTTTATAGATATCAAGGGGCAGGAAAATGCGAAGCGTGCCTTTGAGATAGCCGCTGCGGGTGGACATAACATCCTGATGATCGGACCTCCTGGGTCTGGAAAAACCATGCTTGCCAGGAGGCTTCCCGGAATACTGCCTGATTTGACTTTTGACGAGGCGATAGAGATAACTAAAATATACAGCATAACCGGCAAATTGGGAATGTCCGGAAGTATTATAAATACGCGGCCTTTTAGATCGCCTCATCATACGATATCGAAGATTTCGCTGGTTGGAGGCGGAAGAATACCCCATCCGGGTGAAGTATCGCTGTCTCATTACGGCGTTCTTTTTTTGGATGAGCTTCCGGAATTTCAAAGGGATGCCCTGGAGGTTTTAAGACAGCCGATGGAAGATGGCGTTGTAAGCATATCGAGGGTAAATGGCGCAGTCACTTTCCCGTGCTCTTTTATGCTTGTCGCATCCATGAACCCATGTCCATGTGGATTTTTTAATGATCCGGTTAAAGAATGCACGTGCACGCCAACAGCGATAAAAAAATATTTGAGCAAAATATCGGGTCCCCTTCTCGACAGGATCGATATCCATATAGAAGTATCGCCTGTAAAATATGATGAACTCGAAAAAGAATCGAAGGGTGAAAGCTCCAGTCAGATCAAGGAGAGAGTGAACAAGGCAAGAAAATTGCAGCTAAAAAGGTATGAAAGGAGCAATATATTATGTAATGCCCAACTTACTGCAGGAATGATTAAAAAATATTGCCATATAGATGAAAGCGGCAGGAAGATATTGAAGGCAGCATTTGAAAAATTAGGTTTAAGCGCAAGAGCTTACAACAAGATATTAAAAATTTCAAGGACGATTGCCGATTTGAATGGCGAAGAGAATATAAGCGCAGAAAATATAGGCGAAGCAGTTCAATACAGGAGCATGGACAGGAAATACTGGGAAAGATGACAAATCACAATGAAATAAACATATCCAAAATATCATTTTTAATGAGCAAAAATTATATTGCCCTAAAGTCAGGTCACTTTATTGTTTACGAAGATAGCAAACCTTTAATATGGGAAACTATAATAATTTTTACAAAATAACTGTTTTTATATACAATTCTCAGATACATTTTTAAAAATCTGATCTAAAATAATATATAGTTTAGTTATATTTAATTTAAATAGATAGAAAAGAGTTGAATATTTTTGAAACAGATAAGAGTCGCAATCATAGGACAAGGTCGCTGTGGCCGTAACATTCATGGCACATATCTTATAACGGATAACCGTTTTAAAATAGTTGCGGCGGTTGATCTGCTTAAAGATAGGCGACAAAGGGCAGAGCAAGAATATGGATGTGAGACTTTTAGTGATTACAGGGAGCTTTTTGGCAGAAAAGATATTGACATTGTCATCAATTCCACTCCCAGCCATCTACATTATCCAATAACAGTAGACCTTTTAAATCATGGTTTCAATGTCATGTGTGATAAACCAATGGCCGGTAAAGTTTCAGAAGTGGATGATATGATTGAAGCGGCGCGAAAATCAGAGAAGCTGCTTGCAATTTTCCAACAGTCTCGTTATGCGCCGTATTTCCAGCAGGTCAAAAAAGTTATAAATTCAAGGGTCTTGGGAAGAATCGTACAGATAAGCATTGCGTTTAATGGTTTCGCTAGAAGATGGGATTGGCAGTGTATGCAAGAGTATAACGGAGGAAATTTATATAATACCGGACCGCATCCGCTTGATCAGGCTCTTCAGTTACTGAATACCAAAGAAATGCCTTCTGTTACATGTTTTATGGATAGAGCCAACACATTTGGAGATGCCGAAGATTATGTCAAATTAATACTTAAAGCTGCTGGCAGGCCGGTAATAGATCTTGAAATATCATCATGCTGTGCTTATCCATGTTTTACATATAATGTACAGGGTACATGCGGGGGACTCAAAGGTTCTATGGAACATATAGATTGGAAATATTTTAAACCTTCAGAAGCGCCAAAACAGCATCTTGTAAGGACTCCTTTGATGCATGAAGACGGAACACCCGCATACTGCAGTGAAAAGCTTAAATGGTATGAAGAAAGCTGGGACGTGCCTATAGAAAAAAAGAACCTCTT
It encodes:
- a CDS encoding YraN family protein, with the protein product MDSSKDKGDLGEQAAVEYLIKNGYSILQRNFRTRYGEIDIIGRDEDYIAFIEVKTRKNNEFGLPCEAVTKNKQNKIIRMAMMYISQKRLYGLNFRFDVVETIISNDEIRYLRLIKNAFDADSII
- a CDS encoding Gfo/Idh/MocA family oxidoreductase is translated as MKQIRVAIIGQGRCGRNIHGTYLITDNRFKIVAAVDLLKDRRQRAEQEYGCETFSDYRELFGRKDIDIVINSTPSHLHYPITVDLLNHGFNVMCDKPMAGKVSEVDDMIEAARKSEKLLAIFQQSRYAPYFQQVKKVINSRVLGRIVQISIAFNGFARRWDWQCMQEYNGGNLYNTGPHPLDQALQLLNTKEMPSVTCFMDRANTFGDAEDYVKLILKAAGRPVIDLEISSCCAYPCFTYNVQGTCGGLKGSMEHIDWKYFKPSEAPKQHLVRTPLMHEDGTPAYCSEKLKWYEESWDVPIEKKNLFSTISGEFYNMLYKVMTKGAPLEITPEQIRQQIAVIEEAHRQNPLSLMSI
- a CDS encoding YifB family Mg chelatase-like AAA ATPase; this encodes MISKVYTCAVTGINGLIIEVETDISNGLPGFTIVGLPDAAIRESKERVRASIKNSNYDYPLKKITVNLAPADIKKEGPCYDLPIAVSILHASGQIISDDIDEYLILGELSLDGRVKPVNGVLCMVADGVKNGYRKIIVPFKNANEAAIIKDAEVYPVSSLKETIDVLERNNDIEPYELMEDDINKISREYDDFIDIKGQENAKRAFEIAAAGGHNILMIGPPGSGKTMLARRLPGILPDLTFDEAIEITKIYSITGKLGMSGSIINTRPFRSPHHTISKISLVGGGRIPHPGEVSLSHYGVLFLDELPEFQRDALEVLRQPMEDGVVSISRVNGAVTFPCSFMLVASMNPCPCGFFNDPVKECTCTPTAIKKYLSKISGPLLDRIDIHIEVSPVKYDELEKESKGESSSQIKERVNKARKLQLKRYERSNILCNAQLTAGMIKKYCHIDESGRKILKAAFEKLGLSARAYNKILKISRTIADLNGEENISAENIGEAVQYRSMDRKYWER